The following proteins are co-located in the Chryseobacterium daecheongense genome:
- the pgl gene encoding 6-phosphogluconolactonase: MNITIFEDLDKLYKKAADTFVDLSKKSIEKNDKFVVALSGGSSPKAIFNLLATPGYAEKIEWNKVYFFWVDERWVPLDDDKSNAKMTFEALLNKVPVNKDQVFPMYKEGIAPEEYAKDYEQQIRKVLGPDGIFDFILLGMGDDGHTASLFPGENVLDEKEKWVSAYYLKPQEMFRITLTAPLINKADNIVVVAFGESKRHALNEILNGEYNPKLYPMQLIEKKEGFQFFTDEKAGG; this comes from the coding sequence ATGAATATTACGATATTTGAAGATCTGGATAAGCTGTATAAAAAAGCAGCAGATACCTTTGTAGATCTTTCAAAAAAATCAATAGAGAAAAACGATAAATTTGTTGTCGCGCTAAGCGGAGGCTCTTCTCCTAAGGCTATTTTCAACTTGCTGGCAACTCCCGGATATGCAGAAAAGATTGAGTGGAATAAAGTGTATTTCTTTTGGGTTGATGAACGATGGGTTCCTTTAGATGATGACAAAAGCAATGCTAAAATGACTTTTGAAGCCTTACTCAATAAGGTTCCGGTTAACAAAGATCAGGTTTTTCCAATGTATAAGGAAGGTATAGCACCTGAAGAGTATGCTAAAGACTATGAACAACAGATCCGAAAAGTTCTTGGGCCGGACGGTATTTTCGACTTCATTCTTTTAGGAATGGGAGATGACGGACATACGGCTTCTTTATTTCCGGGAGAAAATGTTTTGGATGAAAAAGAAAAGTGGGTATCCGCTTACTATCTGAAACCTCAGGAAATGTTCAGAATTACTTTAACGGCACCATTGATCAATAAAGCGGATAACATAGTGGTTGTTGCATTTGGGGAGTCTAAAAGGCATGCGCTGAATGAGATACTCAACGGAGAATATAATCCCAAATTATATCCGATGCAGCTTATTGAGAAAAAAGAAGGTTTTCAGTTTTTCACAGATGAAAAAGCAGGAGGTTAA
- the zwf gene encoding glucose-6-phosphate dehydrogenase, with the protein MNENKILQPTTIIIFGATGDLAKRKLFPAFYNLYIDGRMPKGFNIVALGRADNTDEYFRSYIKENLERFSRKKVTSEDWAGFQAHITYFQHQLDEESSYLSLYEKLEAFDKVYGVRANRLFYLSIGPNFIATISNHIKNTALAGDAKKDRIIIEKPFGYNKQSAIELNSLLAQTFEEEQIYRIDHYLGKETVQNILAFRFGNSIFEPLWDHKYIESVQITVAEEVGVETRGAFYEQTGALRDMVQNHLLQILCMVAMEPPASLESGEIRDRKVDVLKAIRRISPDQVDHYAVRGQYGKNIIDGVEIKGYRQEDGIAKDSNTETFAAVKFYLDNERWQNVPFYVRTGKKMKEKHSYITIQFKPLPHSTFSDSPHLLSANRLIINIQPLMDIRLQFMTKKPGLSLVLKPVEMIFDNFVCQEDTPEAYETLLLDALIGDLTLFMRSDQVEEAWDVVTTIQEAWENNKDASFPNYKAGSWGPDDSVSLVERQGHSWV; encoded by the coding sequence ATGAATGAAAATAAAATCTTGCAGCCAACAACCATTATAATTTTTGGTGCTACAGGAGACCTGGCAAAAAGAAAACTTTTTCCGGCTTTTTATAACTTGTATATCGATGGCAGAATGCCAAAAGGCTTTAACATTGTTGCACTAGGAAGAGCAGACAATACTGATGAATATTTCAGGAGCTATATTAAAGAAAATCTGGAGCGTTTTTCCAGAAAAAAAGTGACTTCTGAGGACTGGGCAGGCTTTCAGGCACATATTACCTACTTTCAGCATCAGCTGGATGAAGAAAGTTCATACCTGTCGTTGTATGAGAAGCTGGAGGCTTTTGATAAAGTGTATGGTGTACGGGCCAACAGATTGTTTTACTTATCAATCGGGCCTAATTTCATTGCTACCATTTCAAACCATATTAAAAATACAGCTTTAGCTGGTGATGCTAAAAAAGACCGCATCATTATCGAAAAACCTTTTGGCTATAATAAACAATCGGCAATAGAGCTCAATAGTCTTCTGGCACAGACATTTGAAGAAGAACAGATCTATCGTATCGATCATTATTTAGGAAAAGAAACCGTTCAGAATATATTGGCATTCAGATTTGGGAATTCTATTTTTGAACCTTTATGGGATCATAAATATATAGAATCTGTGCAGATCACTGTTGCCGAAGAAGTGGGGGTAGAGACTCGTGGAGCTTTCTATGAGCAAACCGGAGCATTACGGGATATGGTTCAGAACCATTTATTGCAAATCCTTTGTATGGTTGCTATGGAACCGCCTGCATCCCTTGAATCCGGGGAGATTAGGGACCGGAAAGTAGATGTTCTGAAAGCAATCCGTAGAATTTCTCCGGACCAGGTCGATCATTATGCGGTGAGGGGCCAATATGGAAAGAATATTATAGACGGTGTAGAAATAAAGGGATACCGCCAGGAAGATGGGATTGCTAAGGATTCCAACACAGAGACTTTTGCGGCTGTAAAATTCTACCTTGATAATGAAAGGTGGCAGAATGTTCCTTTTTATGTCCGTACCGGAAAAAAAATGAAAGAAAAGCATTCTTATATTACGATCCAGTTTAAACCTTTGCCACATTCCACATTCTCGGATAGTCCCCATCTTTTATCAGCAAACAGGCTCATCATCAATATTCAGCCGCTGATGGATATCAGACTTCAGTTTATGACCAAAAAACCAGGGCTTTCGCTGGTCTTAAAACCGGTAGAAATGATCTTTGATAACTTTGTCTGTCAGGAAGATACCCCGGAAGCCTACGAAACTTTATTATTGGATGCGCTTATCGGGGACCTTACCTTATTTATGCGTTCCGATCAGGTAGAAGAAGCCTGGGATGTAGTTACTACTATACAGGAAGCGTGGGAAAATAATAAAGATGCCTCTTTCCCTAATTATAAGGCGGGGAGCTGGGGACCGGATGACAGTGTTTCATTGGTTGAAAGACAGGGGCATAGCTGGGTGTAA
- the gndA gene encoding NADP-dependent phosphogluconate dehydrogenase: protein MEGYSYGMVGLGVMGRNLLYNIADNGFSIAGFDLDEAKVKELEAEATSEMKIKGIGSLEDFVSALESPRKIILMVPAGKPVDAVLESLTPLLSKGDIVIDAGNSYFEDTNRRIADLASKNLHFMGMGVSGGEKGARFGPSIMPGGDLEAFRLLQPMLEAISAKVDNEACTAYMGKGSAGNYVKMVHNGIEYAIMQLISEAYDLLKRGAKLNNDELYQVFKEWNSGEMNSFLIEITRDIFQQKDSLTDGYLLDQILDKAGAKGTGKWTSEQAMEIGVSIPTIDIAVTSRILSAYKEERVLASKLYSDREITNPEDTKAFIKEVGDALYLATMISYAQGLALLVKASEEYGFEIPLKDVVKIWRGGCIIRSVLLEKFYLAYTQDPHLSNILLDKDISVIVKEKISSLRKTAAYAASNGIPSLGLQTALGYFDAYTTASLPVNLIQAQRDYFGAHTYQRTDREGVFHTSWQSLNQ from the coding sequence ATGGAAGGATATAGTTATGGGATGGTCGGCCTTGGCGTAATGGGGAGAAATCTTCTTTACAATATTGCTGATAACGGTTTTTCAATCGCAGGATTTGACCTTGATGAAGCGAAAGTAAAAGAATTAGAGGCAGAGGCCACTTCAGAAATGAAAATAAAAGGGATAGGTTCCCTGGAAGATTTTGTTTCCGCATTGGAAAGTCCGAGGAAAATTATTCTTATGGTGCCGGCGGGTAAGCCTGTAGATGCAGTTCTTGAAAGCCTGACTCCGCTTTTAAGTAAAGGCGATATCGTTATTGATGCAGGAAATTCTTATTTTGAAGATACCAACAGACGTATTGCCGATTTGGCCTCAAAAAATCTGCATTTTATGGGCATGGGGGTTTCCGGCGGTGAAAAAGGAGCACGATTTGGACCGAGTATAATGCCAGGAGGAGATTTGGAAGCATTTCGTCTTCTTCAGCCTATGTTGGAGGCCATTTCTGCAAAAGTGGATAATGAAGCCTGTACCGCATATATGGGGAAAGGATCAGCAGGAAACTATGTGAAAATGGTTCATAATGGGATTGAATATGCCATTATGCAACTGATCAGTGAGGCCTATGACCTGCTAAAAAGAGGAGCTAAGCTTAACAATGATGAGCTATATCAGGTTTTTAAAGAGTGGAATAGCGGCGAGATGAACTCATTTTTAATAGAGATCACCCGGGATATTTTTCAACAGAAAGATTCTTTAACCGATGGATACCTGTTGGATCAGATTTTAGATAAAGCAGGGGCAAAAGGAACAGGAAAATGGACTTCTGAGCAAGCCATGGAAATCGGAGTTTCCATTCCGACGATTGATATTGCTGTTACTTCAAGAATATTGTCAGCATATAAAGAAGAGAGGGTCCTCGCTTCCAAGCTGTATTCAGACCGCGAAATAACAAATCCGGAAGATACTAAAGCATTTATTAAAGAAGTAGGAGATGCACTTTATCTGGCTACCATGATCAGTTATGCACAGGGACTGGCTTTACTGGTTAAAGCATCTGAGGAATATGGTTTTGAAATTCCGTTAAAAGATGTTGTAAAAATCTGGAGAGGAGGTTGCATTATTCGTTCCGTGCTGTTAGAGAAATTTTATCTGGCGTACACCCAAGACCCTCATTTATCCAATATCTTACTTGATAAGGATATTTCAGTTATTGTTAAAGAAAAAATAAGCTCATTAAGAAAAACAGCGGCTTATGCTGCCTCTAATGGAATTCCAAGCTTAGGGCTGCAGACTGCTTTAGGTTATTTTGATGCCTATACCACAGCATCTCTTCCTGTAAATCTTATCCAGGCTCAGCGTGATTACTTTGGAGCACATACCTATCAGCGAACCGACAGAGAGGGAGTTTTTCATACTTCTTGGCAAAGTCTAAATCAATAA
- a CDS encoding prevent-host-death protein encodes MNYKLALNTQEPNSNIVFNTIMFDSFKINIVERYAGSMNARPKLCEVLFKVRTLDDDIIQKRDGNMRVKIKGDTFDDYQKLSQKLNSYEYKNKLINRKDAEQDYVHFILSLVIANYDLN; translated from the coding sequence ATGAACTACAAACTTGCGCTTAATACGCAGGAGCCTAACTCTAACATTGTTTTTAATACAATTATGTTTGATTCTTTTAAGATCAATATAGTTGAGAGGTATGCTGGATCAATGAATGCTCGGCCGAAATTGTGTGAAGTTTTATTCAAGGTGAGAACTTTGGATGATGATATCATCCAGAAAAGAGATGGGAATATGAGGGTAAAAATCAAGGGAGATACTTTTGATGATTATCAGAAGTTATCTCAGAAACTAAATTCTTATGAATATAAAAATAAACTGATCAACAGAAAAGATGCTGAACAGGATTACGTTCACTTTATCCTTAGTCTGGTAATTGCAAATTACGATCTCAACTAA